TACGTCGGCTGGGACATCCCCAACGAGTTCGTGGTGGGCTACGGCCTGGACTACCGCGAGAAGTACCGCAACCTGCGCGACATCGCCACGCTCGCCCCGCACGTCTACTCCTGAGCCGGCCCCGGTCGTCCCGGGACCCCGCGATCACCAGTCGCCTGCGAGGATGAGCCTGACGCGGGCATGTACCGTCGTCGGTCCGTTCGACGTCTGAGACGAGAGAAGTCCGTGAAGCGCTTTGTCAAGGGTCCCTGGCTGTGGATCGTGGTCGCCGTGGTCGGCGTCCTGCTCGCCCTGCAGTTCCTGGCCCCCAGCAGCGGCGGGGACGAGATCCCCGCCTCCGAGATGTCCGCCTACATCGAGTCGGGGGAGATCAAGGAGATCACCTTCGTCGACGGTGACCAGGAGATCCGCGCGACCCTCGACGAGGGCGTGCGCGAGGAGGGCTCGGAGGTCTTCTCCTACTGGGTGCAGGGCACCCAGCCCCGTCTCTACAACGCGGCCAGCGACCAGGTCGACAGCGGCGAGATCGAGGAGCTGAAGACCGAGATCTCGCGCCCGAGCGCGCTGAGCTCGTTCCTGTTCTCGTTCCTGCCGCTCATCATCATCTTCATCGTCTTCCTCTGGCTGCTCAACAACATGCAGGGCGGCGGCGGCCGCGGCGTCATGCAGTTCGGCAAGTCCAAGGCCAAGCTGATCTCGAAGGACATGCCGAAGTCGACGTTCGCCGACGTCGCCGGCGCCAACGAGGCCATCGAGGAGCTCGGCGAGATCAAGGAGTTCCTCCAGGAGCCCGCCAAGTTCCAGGCCGTGGGCGCCAAGATCCCCAAGGGCGTGCTGCTCTACGGCCCGCCGGGCACCGGCAAGACGCTGCTGGCCCGCGCCGTGGCCGGCGAGGCCGGCGTGCCCTTCTACTCCATCTCCGGCTCCGACTTCGTCGAGATGTTCGTCGGCGTCGGCGCGTCCCGCGTGCGCGACCTCTTCGAGCAGGCCAAGGAGAACGCCCCGGCCATCGTCTTCATCGACGAGATCGACGCCGTCGGTCGCCACCGCGGCGCCGGCATGGGCGGCGGCCACGACGAGCGCGAGCAGACCCTCAACCAGCTGCTGGTCGAGATGGACGGCTTCGACGTGCGGGGCGGGGTCATCCTCATCGCCGCCACCAACCGCCCCGACGTGCTCGACCCCGCGCTGCTGCGCCCCGGCCGCTTCGACCGCCAGATCGGGGTCGACGCCCCCGACCTGGCCGGGCGCCAGAAGATCCTCGAGGTCCACTCGCGCGGCAAGCCGATGGCCCCCGACATCGACCTGCGCTCGTACGCCCGCCGCACCCCCGGCTTCACCGGTGCCGACCTGGCCAACGTGCTCAACGAGGCTGCGTTGCTGACCGCGCGCAACAACGAGAAGCAGATCACCAACATCTCCCTCGACGAGGCCATCGACCGCGTCATCGCGGGGCCGCAGCGCAGCTCGCGGCTGATGAGCGAGAAGGAGAAGCTCATCACCGCCTACCACGAGGGCGGCCACGCCCTGGTGGCCGCGGCGCTGCCGGGCAACGACCCGGTCCACAAGATCACGATCCTGCCGCGCGGTCGCGCGCTGGGCTACACGATGGTCCTGCCCGACGAGGACAAGTACTCCCAGCCCCGCTCGCAGATGCTCGACCAGCTCGCCTACATGCTGGGCGGGCGCGCCGCGGAGGAGCTGATCTTCCACGACCCCACCACCGGCGCCGGCAACGACATCGAGAAGGCCACCAACCTGGCCCGCGCGATGGTCACCCAGTACGGCATGACCGAGCGCCTGGGCGCGATCAAGCTCGGCGACTCCAACTCCGAGCCGTTCCTGGGCCGCGACCTGGGCCACCAGCGCAACTACTCCGAGGACGTCGCGGCCAAGGTCGACGAGGAGACCAAGAACCTCCTCGCGGCCGCCCACCAGGAGGCCTTCGACATCCTGGAGGAGAACCGCGACGTGCTCGACGCGCTCGTCCTGGCGCTGCTGGACAAGGAGACCCTCGACAAGGAGCAGATCGCCGAGGTCTTCGTGCCGCTGCGCCGCCGCGACCGGCGTCCGGCCTGGACCGGCTCGCCCGACCGCCGGCCCTCGCAGGTGCCCGCGGTCGAGATCCCGCAGGAGATCCGCGACCGGGCCCGCACCAACGGGGTCGACCGTCCGGCCGAGACCGACGAGGCCGGTGGCGGGGCCGTGGTGACCCCGCCGGGCGCCGGCGGCGACGTCCACGGCGGCACGCCGCCCCCCTCCGACGACACGTGGCGTCCGTGACCGACGGGATCGGCCCGGTCAGCATGGTCGAGCGCGACCCCGGCGAGGTGCCCGACTTCGACCAGGCGCGCGCCGAGGCCGCGGTGCGCGAGCTGCTGCTGGCCATCGGCGAGGACCCCGACCGCGAGGGCCTGCTCGAGACACCGGCCCGCGTCGCGCGGGCGTACGCCGAGGTCACCGCGGGGCTGCGGATGCGCGCCGAGGACGTGCTCACCACGACCTTCGACCTCGGTCACGACGAGATGGTGCTGGTGCGCGACATCGAGCTGTGGTCGATGTGCGAGCACCACCTGGTGCCCTTCACCGGGGTCGCGCACGTCGGCTACATCCCGGCCGAGAGCGGCAAGATCACCGGCATCTCCAAGCTGGCCCGCCTGGTCGACGTCTACGCCCAGCGCCCCCAGGTGCAGGAGCGGCTGACCACGCAGGTCGTCGACGCGCTGATGACGATCCTCGAGGCGCGCGGCGCCGTCGTGGTGATCGAGGCCGAGCACCTGTGCATGACCATGCGCGGGGTCCGCAAGGCCGGCGCCCGCACCGTCACCTCCGCGGTCCGCGGCACGATGCTCACCGACCGCGCCACCCGCGCCGAGGCGATGGCCCTGATCCACGGGACCACGCGCCGCTGAGCAGCGCGCCGAGCAGCCGATGATCCCCGCCCTGGCCGTGCCGCTGGGACGCCCGCGCGTGATGGGCGTCGTCAACGTCACCCCCGACTCGTTCTCCGACGGGGGCCGGTACGCCGCCCCCGCCGCCGCGGTCGAGCACGGCCTGGCGCTCCTCGAGCAGGGCGCCGACCTGCTCGACATCGGCGGCGAGTCGACCCGGCCGGGCGCGACGCGTCCCCTGGTCGCCGAGGAGCTGGCGCGCGTGGTGCCGGTGATCCGCGAGCTGGCGGGTGCCGGCGCGGTCGTCTCGGTCGACACGATGCGCCACGAGGTCGCCGAGGCGGCCCTCGAGGCGGGCGCGGTCGTCGTCAACGACGTCTCCGGCGGCCTCGCCGACCCCGCGCTGCTCGAGGTCGTGGCGGCCGCCGGGGCGACGTACGTCGCCATGCACTGGCGCGCCCACAGCGACCGGATGCGCGAGTTCGCGGTCTACGACGAGCCGGGCGGCGTGGTCGCGGCGGTCTGCCGCGAGCTGGAGGAGCGGGTCGCGGCGATCCGGGCCGCCGGCGTGGCCGACGACCGCATCGTGCTCGACCCCGGGCTGGGCTTCGCCAAGACCCCCGCGCACAGCTGGGAGCTGCTGCGCGACCTCGACCCGCTCATGGCCCTGGGGCACCCGCTGCTGGTCGGCGCGAGCCGCAAGTCCTTCCTCGGCTCGCTCCTCGCCGACGCCGCCGGGCCCCGCCCGGTGGGCGAGCGCGAGGCCGCCCACCTGGCGGTGGTGCTCGAGCTGGCCAGGGCCGGGGTGTGGGGGGTGCGGGTCCACGACGTACGGTCTGCTCGCGACGCGCTCGCGGCCCGGGCCGCGATGCTCGCCGACGAGACCGGCAGGACCGACGCGCAGGGAGGTGGGCATGACTGACGAGATCGCCGTCCTCGGCGTCGAGTGCTTCGCCCACCACGGCGTCCTGGCGCACGAGAAGCGCGACGGGCAGACGTTCGTGCTCGACCTCGCGCTGGGCGTCGACACCGCTCTCGCCGCCGCCTCGGACGACTTGCGCGACACCGTCGACTACGGAAGTCTCGTGACCGCGGTCAAGACCGCGGTGGAGCGCGAGCCGGTCGACCTGATCGAGACCCTGGCCCAGCGGGTCGCCGACGTCTGCTTGTTGGACGACCGTGTTGAATGGGCCCGGATCACGGTCCACAAGCCGCACGCCCCCATCAGCGCGACGTTCTCGGACGTCACGCTGACGATCACCCGGAGACGCGAGGACTCGACGTGACTGAGACGCCCAACCCGCACATCATCAACGCCGACACCCTCACCGGTGAGATGCGCCCGATCCGCCGTGCCGTGCTGGCGGTCGGGTCCAACCTCGGCGAGCGGATGGCCATGCTCCAGGGCGCGGTCAACGCCATCGCCGACACCCCCGACGTGTGGGTCACCGGCGTCTCGCCGGTCTACGAGACCGAGCCGGTCGACTCCCCGGAGGACGCCCGCAACTACCTCAATGCCGTGGTGCTCATCGACACCACGCTGGCCGCGAACCGGTTGATGGACCGGGCCCTGGCCATCGAGGACGCCTTCGAGCGCGAGCGCAGCGACGTGCCGAACGCCCCGCGCACCCTCGACGTCGACCTGATCGTCGTGGGCGACCGCCGCAGCGACGAGCCCCACCTGCGCCTGCCGCACCCGCGTGCCGCCGAGCGCGCCTTCGTGCTCAAGCCGTGGTTCGACCTCGAGCCCGACGCCGCCCTGCCGGGCCGCGGGCCGATCGCCGACCTGCTGGCCGAGACCGGCCTCGATGGCATCACGCTGCGCGAGGACCTCACGCTCGCCGTCGAGTGAGCGAGCCCGAGCAGACTCCCGAGCAGCCCCCGGGGCGGCCCCCCGGCCAGGGCTGGGGCCGTGCCCCGGCCTCGCCCGCGCTGCTGACGGCCGCGGTCGTCGTCGGCCTCGTCGCCGGGTGGCTGGCCCGCCCGGTCAGCACCGCCTGGCTGGGCTCCGCGCCCGTGGTCACCTGGGTGCAGCCCACGCTCCTGGCGATGCTCGCGCTGGTCATCGGCGTCACCGCCCGCCACACCCACACCGCCCTGCAGGTGCGCCGTGAGCCGATGGAGCCGCACCGCGCGGTCAACCGGCTCGCCTTCGGGCGCGCCAGCGCCTACGTCGGCGCCCTCGTGGGGGCCGGGTACGCCGGCTACGCGCTGTCCTGGCTGGGCCTGAACGCCGAGCTGGCCGGCCAGCGGATGCTCTGGTCGGGCCTCGCCGCGCTCGCCGGTGTGGGCGTCGTCGCGTGCGGACTGCTGCTCGAGCGCGCGTGTCGCGTGCCGGGAGACGACTCGGACGCCTAGCCTGGCGCTATGTCCACTTCTGTCGCTGGGGCCACGCAGGCCACAACCGCCGCGTCCGTCACATCCGCCACGCGGGCCTCGCGGCGTCGCCAGCGCTCGACCCGCCTCACCGTCGCCACGGTGCTGCTGGTCCTCTCGGCGCTGCTCGTCCTCGGCGCCGTCGCCAGCGGGTCCGCCCTGCTGGTGACCGTCGCCGCCCTGGCCGCCGTCGTCCTCGGCGCCGCCGCCACCCGCATCACCCACGCCGAGCTGCTGCAGTCGCGCCGCGACGCCGCCCGCGACCGCGCCGAGCAGGCCCAGGCCTACCGCCGTCTGGCCGAGACCCGCGCCGACGAGCACGCCGCCCGCGTCGCCGAGCTGACCGAGCGCCTCGAGGAGCGCGAGAGCGCCCTGGGCGACCTGCAGACCGAGCTGGTCAAGACCCAGCGCACCGCCGCCGACAGCGCCCGCCAGGTCGACGTCGCGCACCGGCGCAACGTCGAGCTCGAGAAGGAGGGCCGCGTCGTGGCCCGCAGCCTGGAGTCCGCCGAGGAGCGCGCCGCCGACGCGATCGTGCGGGTCGCCGAGCTCGAGGCCGAGATCGACGTGCTGCGCGCCGAGCTCGAGACCGTCACCGCCGCCTGGCGCACCGCCGAGGCCGGGGCCCGCCGCCGCGCCTGAGCCCCGGGACCACCACGCCCGAGCGGGCGAGGCGGCGTACGGCATCATGACCCCCGTGAACGACGAGGAAGCGCTGCCCGAGGAGAACCGTTTCGAGAGCGACCCGGGGGAGATCCTCGACGACCTCCCCCTGCCGGACGGCTGGGAGGTCGGGACCCCGGACGCCGAGGACCGCTTCGAGGTCGCCCGCCTGACCCACCTGCTGCGCGCCCACGAGCGCCACGGCCGCGGCTGGGCCGGCGCCGGCGTCGACGACGTGCTGGTCGAGGTCTCCGAGCACGGCCTGCGCACCCGTGCCAACGTGGTGATCCGCGACCCCGAGGGCAGCATCCAGGCCTGGGGCAGCGTCCACGACCGCGCCGGCGGCCGGATGCTCTACTCCCACATCGTCAGCCGCGAGCTGGCCCCGCCGATCGCGCGCAAGTGCTCCGACGCCCTCTTCGAGTGGGCGGCCGGCCAGGCCCGCGCCGTCGGCGAGGCCCGCGGTCTGCCGACCCAGCAGATCGACACCGGCGCCTTCGAGGGCGACGAGCGCCAGTACGAGTGGCTGACCCGCGCCGGCTTCCGCAAGGTGCGCACCTGGTGGCAGATGAACCGCCCGGTCACCCCCGAGGAGCGCGACCTGGTGCCCGACAACGAGGAGTGGGAGGCGCGCGGCGTGCGCTTCCGCCTCGTCGACCGCGAGGGCCAGGGCCTGCCCGACGAGGCCGACCTGCGCGCGGTCCACGACGTGCTCGAGCAGTCCTTCACCGACCACTTCAACAACTTCGAGGAGTCCTACGCCGAGTTCCTGCACCGGCTGCGCGAGGACCCCGGGCACCGCTGGAACCACTGGTGGCTGGCCGAGATGGTCGAGGACGTCCCCGAGGGCCTCGTGGCCGAGGAGGGCCGCCACCCCGCGGTCGGTGCCCTGATCGGCACCGTCTCGGAGAACGCGACCGGCCCCGACTCCTCCTACGTCTCCTACATCGGCGTCGTCGAGGCCGCCCGCGGCCGCGGCGTGGCCAAGGGCCTGCTGCGCACGATCATCTGCGACGCCGCGCGCCGCGGCCGGGTCGGCGTGGGCCTCGAGGTCGACGCCGACTCCTCGACCAACGCCCACGAGCTCTACACCGCGATGGGCTGGCGCACGAAGTACGTCACCGAGTCCTGGCACCGCGACGTGCCCGTCGAGGGCTGAGGTCCGGCCGCGCCGATGGGACTCCTCGGGGCGGCTAGGCCTGCTCGGCCAGCGAGGCGCGCAGGGCGCGGTGCACCCCGTCGGGGGTGAGGACGCCGACGAACTGCGCGCCCTCGCGCACCCCGACCAT
The Nocardioides marinisabuli genome window above contains:
- the ftsH gene encoding ATP-dependent zinc metalloprotease FtsH, with the translated sequence MKRFVKGPWLWIVVAVVGVLLALQFLAPSSGGDEIPASEMSAYIESGEIKEITFVDGDQEIRATLDEGVREEGSEVFSYWVQGTQPRLYNAASDQVDSGEIEELKTEISRPSALSSFLFSFLPLIIIFIVFLWLLNNMQGGGGRGVMQFGKSKAKLISKDMPKSTFADVAGANEAIEELGEIKEFLQEPAKFQAVGAKIPKGVLLYGPPGTGKTLLARAVAGEAGVPFYSISGSDFVEMFVGVGASRVRDLFEQAKENAPAIVFIDEIDAVGRHRGAGMGGGHDEREQTLNQLLVEMDGFDVRGGVILIAATNRPDVLDPALLRPGRFDRQIGVDAPDLAGRQKILEVHSRGKPMAPDIDLRSYARRTPGFTGADLANVLNEAALLTARNNEKQITNISLDEAIDRVIAGPQRSSRLMSEKEKLITAYHEGGHALVAAALPGNDPVHKITILPRGRALGYTMVLPDEDKYSQPRSQMLDQLAYMLGGRAAEELIFHDPTTGAGNDIEKATNLARAMVTQYGMTERLGAIKLGDSNSEPFLGRDLGHQRNYSEDVAAKVDEETKNLLAAAHQEAFDILEENRDVLDALVLALLDKETLDKEQIAEVFVPLRRRDRRPAWTGSPDRRPSQVPAVEIPQEIRDRARTNGVDRPAETDEAGGGAVVTPPGAGGDVHGGTPPPSDDTWRP
- the folE gene encoding GTP cyclohydrolase I FolE, with the translated sequence MVERDPGEVPDFDQARAEAAVRELLLAIGEDPDREGLLETPARVARAYAEVTAGLRMRAEDVLTTTFDLGHDEMVLVRDIELWSMCEHHLVPFTGVAHVGYIPAESGKITGISKLARLVDVYAQRPQVQERLTTQVVDALMTILEARGAVVVIEAEHLCMTMRGVRKAGARTVTSAVRGTMLTDRATRAEAMALIHGTTRR
- the folP gene encoding dihydropteroate synthase; this translates as MIPALAVPLGRPRVMGVVNVTPDSFSDGGRYAAPAAAVEHGLALLEQGADLLDIGGESTRPGATRPLVAEELARVVPVIRELAGAGAVVSVDTMRHEVAEAALEAGAVVVNDVSGGLADPALLEVVAAAGATYVAMHWRAHSDRMREFAVYDEPGGVVAAVCRELEERVAAIRAAGVADDRIVLDPGLGFAKTPAHSWELLRDLDPLMALGHPLLVGASRKSFLGSLLADAAGPRPVGEREAAHLAVVLELARAGVWGVRVHDVRSARDALAARAAMLADETGRTDAQGGGHD
- the folB gene encoding dihydroneopterin aldolase gives rise to the protein MTDEIAVLGVECFAHHGVLAHEKRDGQTFVLDLALGVDTALAAASDDLRDTVDYGSLVTAVKTAVEREPVDLIETLAQRVADVCLLDDRVEWARITVHKPHAPISATFSDVTLTITRRREDST
- the folK gene encoding 2-amino-4-hydroxy-6-hydroxymethyldihydropteridine diphosphokinase; the encoded protein is MTETPNPHIINADTLTGEMRPIRRAVLAVGSNLGERMAMLQGAVNAIADTPDVWVTGVSPVYETEPVDSPEDARNYLNAVVLIDTTLAANRLMDRALAIEDAFERERSDVPNAPRTLDVDLIVVGDRRSDEPHLRLPHPRAAERAFVLKPWFDLEPDAALPGRGPIADLLAETGLDGITLREDLTLAVE
- a CDS encoding DUF3180 domain-containing protein; the encoded protein is MSEPEQTPEQPPGRPPGQGWGRAPASPALLTAAVVVGLVAGWLARPVSTAWLGSAPVVTWVQPTLLAMLALVIGVTARHTHTALQVRREPMEPHRAVNRLAFGRASAYVGALVGAGYAGYALSWLGLNAELAGQRMLWSGLAALAGVGVVACGLLLERACRVPGDDSDA
- a CDS encoding GNAT family N-acetyltransferase; protein product: MNDEEALPEENRFESDPGEILDDLPLPDGWEVGTPDAEDRFEVARLTHLLRAHERHGRGWAGAGVDDVLVEVSEHGLRTRANVVIRDPEGSIQAWGSVHDRAGGRMLYSHIVSRELAPPIARKCSDALFEWAAGQARAVGEARGLPTQQIDTGAFEGDERQYEWLTRAGFRKVRTWWQMNRPVTPEERDLVPDNEEWEARGVRFRLVDREGQGLPDEADLRAVHDVLEQSFTDHFNNFEESYAEFLHRLREDPGHRWNHWWLAEMVEDVPEGLVAEEGRHPAVGALIGTVSENATGPDSSYVSYIGVVEAARGRGVAKGLLRTIICDAARRGRVGVGLEVDADSSTNAHELYTAMGWRTKYVTESWHRDVPVEG